In Bos indicus x Bos taurus breed Angus x Brahman F1 hybrid chromosome 1, Bos_hybrid_MaternalHap_v2.0, whole genome shotgun sequence, a single window of DNA contains:
- the LOC113905415 gene encoding uncharacterized protein LOC113905415 isoform X2, which yields MTARTGSSTRRGRGDQGTFHCAGPHRSLPSAPRTAEPKPEPEPEPEPSQLRAAAPVAACVSPLPENHAGLIHQRILYETELGKDGNRDS from the exons ATGACAGCTCGGACTGGGTCTTCAACCCGCAGGGGCCGGGGAGACCAGGGGACCTTCCATTGTGCGGGGCCCCACCGCTCCCTCCCCTCCGCTCCCCGCACAGCCGAGCCAAAGCCGGAGCCCGAGCCGGAGCCGGAGCCCTCACAGCTCCGGGCCGCAGCTCCCGTCGCCGCCTGTGTCTCCCCTTTGCCCGAG AATCACGCTGGCTTGATTCATCAGCGGATATTATACGAAACAGAGCTGGGAAAAGATGGAAATAGAG